TTCTACACCAGCCTGTAATTTGTAAATTGTATAACTTATAGACAGCATTCCTAAAGGGGGTATTCTCCGAAAGATATAGTAAGGAATCCCTATCTTCTCTATTAAACTCTTTAGTTATTTTTAATTTATTTCTTTCTTGTTTTAAATGTCTGTTAAAAACTGTGGAATTTACAATCTCATCGGGGAGAATTTCATCAAGGTATACCTCACAATCAGTTTTTTTTATTTTCGAATATTTCGCAGCATCAATCTTCACATTAATTGATGGATTAAATCCGGAAACATAAAAACTTAAACCCAATGAAGAAGGGAAATATTGAGTCGAGGTTTTTACGGGTGAGTCATCGAAAGTTTCATCATCAATTTTAGTGGAACGATTAGTATCATCTTTTGTTGCTGAAATGTATTTTTCATCAAACATTTCAACATCCGCGGTTTGATTTTCATCTTCAGTATCCACCATCAACATTTCCTGTGGGTATAATATTCCCATTGAATACCTTTGGCTCGGTTTCTCACTTATTATTTCATGTTCAGCATTTTGCAATGCCCCCTCAGAGCCCGGACCAACCATTTCTTTAATAACACACTCTAAATAGTCTTTTCTAAATTGAGAATATAAATTTGTCATCTTTGCAATGCCCCCCTAATTAAGTACTCTTTAGATTTTTCTTTTATTTTCTTATTTAAGGAATGATCCAAGAATATAAATAAAAGCTTTTTTGCTCTTGTCATTGCAACATAGTTAACCGTATTAGTCCACTTTCCATCTATAGAATCTATTCCAAAATATATTATAATTTGGCTCTCAAGGCCTTTGAAGGATTGTGCGGTCGTGTAATAAATAGTATTTTTTCTCGAGTAATTAATATTTTTGGTTGTTAATTTTTCTAGTGAACATGTAATATTTAGTTTGTCTACATAGCTTATGTTCCTATTGTCAGGTAAAAGGATAGTAATATCTTTAGGATTAACCCCGTCTGAAATCAAAATGTTTATAGTAGAAGATACTTTTTTTATTTGTTCAGATTCATTTGAATAAAAATCATACGTTACTTTTTCACCTTCATTTATAAGAGAATTCTCTACATGAAATCCTGAAATAAGTGAAGTTTGAATACATATTGGTTTTGTATTTCTACAATTCAAATCCAACATATATTCTACCGCTCCATAACCTTTTAAGTAGTCTACTACCGTTTCATCATAATTTTTATACATTTCTCCTTGATTATTCGAATCATAAAAAATCGCCCATTTTCCTTCTTCAAGTCCTCCTTTTATTATTTGATCAAGAGCGTTCATCCATTCGAAGTTAAGTATATCCTGCCCCTCATCAATTATGAGATAGTCGTATTTTTGTTCATTTTCAACTAATGCATATATAAAAAATTCAGGATAGATTTTTTTATAAATCATTGTTTCATTTTGATTAAATTTACTAATTTCAGATAAAAATTCACTTTTAAAACTACTTTTCATTATGGTTGAATAGAAATATTGATGGATTGAATTTCCTTCTACATTGAGATTTTCATCAATAATCTTTTGTTTAATTTTTTCGCCCAACAATTTATTAAAACAAAGATATAAAACTTTACTGTTTTTCACTGCTTCCCTTTTTGCCTTTTCAACAGCCAACAATGTTTTACCTGTACCGGCAGTTCCCTGAAAAAGAATCCTATCATTATTTCTTAATCGATCTAATGCCTTATATTGATTTTCAGTAAGCCTGATTTGTTCTTGTTCTATTTCGTTTATTTTACTGGTTAAAGGCTGAACTAATTCAAAATCACCTCTTAAATATTCAATAATTTTGGCTATTTGTTTCGGAGTAAGAGCCCTTTTATAACTAGTTTTTTCTTTCCAATATGCAACCAGGTCATTTAAATACCCGGAAAATTCAGTGTTACTGTAACTTTTATCATAAATAATCCGGCTACTCCATTCAGGTGATTCTATTTTAAACTCTATATCCGGAAAAACTATACCGTAACCAAATAAAACACTCCTAAAGTCTTTGTCCTTTGACTGCAGTGTGTTCATTAATGAAAACATTGCAGTAGAAGCTTGACTAAAAGGACCTTCATACTTAGTGTTTTCAACACCGTATCTATTAATAAACTTCCATACCCCATCTTCCCTTTTTACTCTTCCACCCTTTACTTCTAAACAAAAAATACCACTTTCTCCAATAAGAAGAAAATCAATTTCTCCCTCGACCTTTTTATCATGTTGCGCCAAACCTAATGAATGAAGACATGTCCAGTTATTTCCTAATTCATTTTCAATAATTTTAAATATCTTTCTTTCAGCATTACTTTTAATTTCAGTATGAAAGTAAGGTGGAATCATTCTTGCCAACTCTAACCCTCCTGATCCAATAATCTATTTGTTTTAAAATAAGGTACATGAACTTTACGACTATTTTTCTTTCGAACCTGTACTATATTTATATTCTTTGATAAATCTTCAACCAATTCTTTTAAAATTTGATCAGTGTTATTTTCATTAGTATTATATGAACTTATAATAGAATTTGCTAGATATCTCCCTAGTTTTATGTGCATAGCCCGGACTTGACTACAAGCATTTTTTACATCAGAAAGTTTATTTATTAGAGTTCTGTCATTCGTTAATCTAGAAGTTGCTTCAATAACATCATTTGTCCCTATAACAGAGGGGTCTTTTAGCCAGTTAGCAATAGTAGCAGGATGCCTTGAGACACCATATTCCTTCAACTGATTTGCAATACTTAACTCAGTAAAACCGTACTTTTCTTGATATTCTTTAAGCGCTTCCGTCCATAATTCACTTAAGACATAGAGTTTATTTACCTTTTCGGATGACGTCCTCATGTTATTTACCAACTCATTAAAAACATCTTCATCTTTATCAACAAAAACTAATTCATCGTATTCTTCTAGTTCGGAAACGTTTTTCCTAACAATTGTCTCTTTTTCCCGATCAAGAATGCGACAGTTATATCCATTAGTCAGAAAGGCAAATTGTCCCTCATCAAAAAGAATTAAAGTGGCTTCTTCATTACCCGAAGTCTCTTTTGTATTGTATGAATTTATTAGGGCCGTCTCCATATTTTTAATTATAAAATTTAAATCCTCATATTCCTTTTCATTTACCTGTTTACTACTATTCGTAAGGTCCAATTTGTTATCTGAGTCCTTTTCCGACACAAAAGGACCAATCATTTTATTATATTGTTGAAAGTAATAATTAAGAGAATTTAATTCATCTTTATATAGAACATGATGTTCGTACTGTCCTTTTGATTTCGTTCCCAGATAAAATACATCGCTGTCATACCACCCCAGTATATAAATATTATTGTAGAATTTCTTTTCCCGTTGTATTTGTTTAACAGTTTTAATTGATATGTCGACATTTGGGTATTCATGGTTCATCCACGTATATAAATAATCGATATAGTTTTTCCTTTTAACAACAATGCAATCGTTATATTCTAATTTACACATTATATCTCTTAACATTTCTTCCTTTGGATGCTGTATATCATGAAACGAAAGTAAAGTTTTCACATCATTTATTATTCCATTCACCATATTAAAAGTATCTTCAGAAGTAGTAGCAAGCACATTTAACTTTTCCGACTCTAATTCAGTTATTATGCTATGGTAATGAAATTTAGGATTGATATCTTCTAGTTCTTTTATTGATATTGGCATTGTTCTTAAAAAACTTAAAAAGCCTAATGTTTTTCTTACTATATTCATTATATAAATGTTTTGTGTGAATTCTTTTTTTAATGTAAGCACTTTCTTTTTCAAAGAATGCAATATTTCATTTGCTTCTGACTCTACTACCAAAAAATTCCTTTCAAAATAGTTTGATCTTCTTGCAATTGTATTTCTTTCTAGCAAAAGATCCTCTGTATCATTTGTTGTATTTATAATTACTGGGGCATTGTCACTTAAAGTGGGGCTTGTTTCTGGAATGATATCATATTTAAAACTATTCATAATTGAAATAACCTTAGAATCTATATCTAATAAATCCATTACTATAGAGATATTATCCAAGCTGCTATAATTATCTATTACGTCAATATATATGCTATTACCAAGTATTTTACTTTTACCGAATACAATAATGTTTTTAATATTCTCATCATCTTTAATTAATTCATTAGCAGTTTCAAGATTTGGAGTAAAGCAAAGTAGTGAGTCTCTTTGTAAAGGGTCTCTTCCTATTCTTTGAAAATTATCAGCTTTAGGAAAATAACCTGTAGGAATTAAATCAACTAAGGGAGTGCCCTTTAAAGTAATATTATTTATATAATTCATTTCTCTTTTATTACAAACAATCAATGTTTTATATGTATTTATTGTGGGGATTTCTATTGAATCAAAATTAAATATATCCGAAAATATTTTTCGTTCTTTTTTAATCTTTTTGATTGGTCGATATTTATATTTAGTTATTTTTGCATTTCCTTGATACAAACTTATCCTCCAAGTAAGTGCTTTTGGCAAAATGTAAGTCATATCTGAGAATCTCACTTTAACCTTATGTTCTTCATTTATTTCTTCAACACTCCCTATACTTCCATCTAATTTTACTTTTTGCCCGATACTGAGGCGTTGGATATTTTCTTCATTAAGTCTAATAATTTCATTCTTAATACCATTTAATTGGTAAAATATGCTTAATAGTAAAGCCCTTAAAAAACCATAGGGATTCACATTAATAGTTTTATTTTTTACAGTATTTCTCTTACTAAGCGTATCCAACAATTCTTTGTCAGAACTCAACAAAGAAAGTTCAACACCATTATATCTAAGTTCAGATTTATGTAATAACTCAAGTGGCAAAATTTTACTTTCAGATGTTTCCACTTTCATCCCGCCCTTAATTTGAAAATCATAAAAATTTTGTACATTAGATATATTTTAACATAATTTTAAATAAAAATTAATTTGATTTGACTATCTAATTCTGTTTCGAGAAAAATAATAAACACCAAAGGATATAATGATTTCTTAACCACCATTCTTGACATTTACAATTACTACTTTTTACTAAGTATATACAAAATTCATCCTTTAGCATTTTCTATAAAGATAATTATTTTGTTAGTAGCCTGCGAAAAGTCTCTGTTAAATTCATGCTCCCACACTCTAAGAATATTCCAGCCACGGTTTAAATAATAATCCGTTACTTCCTTATCCCTTTCAACATTCCGATATAACTTTCTTTTCCAAAAATCAGAGTTATTTTTTGGTATTTTTCCATGGAATGGACAATGGTGCCAAAAACAAGAGTCTATAAATACCACAATCTTGTATTTCTTTATTGAAAAGTCCGGCTTCCCAAATAATGTTTTTTCATTTCTCCTATACCTGATGTTTTTTCTCCAAAGTTCTTTACTTACTTTTTCTTCCAATTTGGAAACCGATTTGACAGCCGACATATTTCTGCTACGTGCCTCTTTCGATATTTTGTCAGCCATAGTATCACTACCTTTGCTAAGGAATAAAAGGAATTTTATCTTTATTAAAGTATAACTCAAAGGTAAAAGTTTAACTCACAATTACAAACACAACTTATGAAAACCTACTTTTACTACTTAATACGATTCCAGATAATTTACTTCATGCTAATTTGCCGCTATTCCTATGAATTTTCTACTTTCTGGAAGTAGAGTATTTGTCATTACATAAAAGTTCATCCAGGACTTCAGTGTGACCCCATTTAAGAAATTTCGTATTAATACATTCAAGTTTATCAAAAAGGGTACACATATTTTAGAAGAGGACAAGTGTTTGGTGTTTTTGTAAATTATTTAGTATCATATTGACTTAACAATCCCTAAACGCATGCCCAACCCTTCTTACTCAATTTCCCCCAGATCCGTTCAATATTACAGTACCCACCTCCCCTTTTTCTTGTATAGTTAAAAAAACACAATACAACACAGACAGTGCATCATTGCCTTACAAGGGAAATACGATGAGAAGAATTATTTTAATCACAGAGAGTGAAGCCAATATACCGGGGGAATTGGCAGCTAAGCATGCTATTCAGGTTGTCCCGATGCACGTCGTTATGAATAGGCAGGATTATTTAGATGGCTCGTTACCAGTAAAGGATATCTTTGACTATTATGGGCGGACGAAACGAATACCCTCTACAACCTCAACGAATTCCAATGAATATCATGACTTTTTCACGTGGATAAGAGCGGATTTTCCCGATTCCATCATTATTCACATCAGAGGCATCTTCTTCCTTTCAAAATGCAATAATCGCATCCGAAGATTTTGATTATCTAATTTTAATTGATGCTTTAAACTTTACGTGTGGTTGGGCTGCCATTGTGTTGTATGCGGTTAACTTGTTAGAGAATGATCCTGCGATTGAACCAAATAGCTTAGCAGAAAAAATTGAAGCAATCATTCCTAAATCAAGGCTTGCTTTCGTCCCCGGCAGCTTGGAAATTTTTAAGGGCAGGTGATTGTGTAAGCAATGTGGCTTATCTTGGCGGAGCTTTGTTGAAAATAAAGCCGCGAATTGAATTAATTGAGGGTAAACTTGTTTCAACCAAAAAATACCGCGGGAATATGTATGCAGTTGCAGAAAAACTGCTGCAGGATTATTTGAATCAATACGATATCGACGGGGAACAACTTTATTTTCAAAACTCACTAGGAATCGATGAAGGAATCAAGCAGCGGATGGATGAAATTGCAAAAGACAATGGATTCAAAAATGTAAAATGAATGCAAGCCGGCGCTGTGATTTCAACTCATGCAGGGCCAGGAGGATTCGGGATTGCAGGGTTGGAAGTTTAGTGGGACTTGTGGTCAGATTGACTGCCTAAAAAAGGTTCCTTACACCCGGAACTAAATAGAATAGGGTGACCTTTCTCAAGGCCACCCACTCATCAAACCACACGTGCCCTAGTAAGGCATACGGCTTACCAATATGTTAAAATAACAATGCACAACGAATATTTGGGCACTTTCATTACCTGTCACCCATCTTTCATTGTGTACATTCAGTTAGTTTACTCCGAAGTATCTCTAATTGTTCACATTATACACCTTTTATAGGTATGGAACCACAAAGTCGTTCTCCTTCCGTTTTTATATGGTTTGGTCCATACATTACTCCTGTACTACCTATCCGGTTATTTGCTCTATATCCTTGTTCCTCTTAATTGTTCGGAGTACATGTCGCAGTTCTTTCGTATTATTGAATATTCCTTTTATCAGACTAACAGTTTCATAAGCAGCTTCAACATCTAAATATTCATTATCCGTATGCTCGTTCCTGTACCCGGCAGAAAGATTAACACATTGGATACCATGTTCTGCCCAAATTCGTGTATCACTGCTTCCGCCATTTGTGCAACTCCACCCAGACAATCCTTCCTTCTCTGCGATAGTTTCAAAAAATTCACCATACACTTCATCACAAAATGGGATGTAACCTCCACATGAGGTTACAATATCACCTTTCCCACGACGGTCCACTACAATTGCCGCGTCAGTCCCCCAAAGGAAATAATCATCTAAATGATTTGCTCCAACTAGCCCACTTTCTTCTTCCACCGTAAAAATGAATTTTACCTTTCCATTAAATGAAGAATTAGAAAGATGTTCTGCTATAAACAAAAGAACTGCAACACCGGCCCTGTCATCACCTCCAAGGATACCTTTACTGCTGGACCATATATTATTTTCTTTTTTAATCACACGGTCTGATTCAATTTCGCATACAGTGTCCAGATGAGCATTCAGTAAAATAGTCGGTCCATTTCCGGATTTATATGTCTTTTCAGCTAACAGATTGCCATGCCGGTCAATTGAAAGATAATCTACATATGGGCTGAGTTTCCCCTTAACATATTCACGTATTTTATCTTCTTTTCCACTTACACCTGGTATAGATAGAAGTTGCTCCAGTAGTACATAAAACATTTGCTTTTTAATATAATCAAATCCTTGTTCAATCCAGGATTCTTTAATAAAACTCATCTTTTCCGCCAAATCAAGTAATTTATTCCTTTGCAAATGCAAAGTAATATAACAACTGCTGGAATGTTCACGACAATTTACGCGTTTCAATCCAAGTGCCAGCAGCATTTGTACAAGCTGTTTACTATCCCTTTCCTTTGTTACCATTACATAAACATGCGCAGGTCTTCTTTCATGTCCATCACAAGAGCCTGAAGTATGAAACCCTAAACGGTTCAATTGCCGGACAATACCAGCTATATACGTATCCAATTCTATAACCTTTGCCTCTTCTTCTCCAGGTCTGAATCCAAGCCCTTCTCCTCTTCCTCTAAGTGGGAAATCAAGAATCTCAACCCACTTCTGCTCACTTACAGGTTCACTTTGAAGAGATAATATCTGATTCTCCAGATTATAGGAGACATCTGCCTGGTCCAGACTATTTAATAAAAAGTCAATGTTCTTCTTCGTTTCCAGCCGGCAGTCAAATACATTCCTTTCCTTTTGATTTAATTTCCACCCATAACGAATAAATAATTGGTTCCATGTTTTCATATACCATTCATCCCCTTTTCGATTTGTAATTTCATTGTATAAAAAGGGGGATGACAGCTCTGTCATTCATCTAATATGAATGAGCTATCAGTTCGATACATGATTAAATAAGGGATTTCCCCGGTAAAGAAATATGCAGACTCTCCAATTAATGGAACCCTGGTAATAATTGATTCAGGTATTCCCACCTTGGTCATTCTCTCTTTCAATCGGTGAATATTTTGAACAAACGTATTTGCAAGTACTTCACCAGTTTTTTCATTCGGTTCAATAATCTTATAGAAATCATTTCTTTTTGCAGGGTTTTGCTCAGAGGATTTCAATAACAAATATCGCAAAATTTCCGATTGCTTAATGGTTAACTCTTCTTCTTTTCCGTTATATATTAATGAATGGCTGCGATCTGCAAAGTAAAGGATGAGCGTATTTGGATGAGGATCCACCGCAATCTCTTCAGTTTTTTCTTTGGAACAACGACTTTCTTTCTCTGAAGTTTCAAGCGTAAAAGCATTCGCTGTTAAATAATCTTCATTATGATTAATAATTTCATATAATGGTGACATTTCAAGCTTTGGTGAATTTTCACGGGCTGCATCAAGTTCAAGAGTTTGCAGGGAGCTGTGTGCAGACTCGGCGATATAAAGCGCACTGTTACTGAGATACAGTTGTGCGTTATACATCTGCTGATTCGTTAAACAGTAATCAGTATTAGTGCATTTATCTTGGGTTGCCGCAGCATTTTGAAAATGATTAATCGCAGTTGAATACCTTTTCCGCTTATAACTTAGAAATCCTAAGCGATAGTGGGCTATCGGAATTACCCGATCATAATGAACAGCCTTCTTCAAGCAATTCTCAGCAGTATAATCATCTTTCCTGTATTGCGTCTTCAAAAATGATCCATAGCGTACTAAGTAAAAAACCAATTTCTTCTTAATCATCGGCATACTTTGGTAATACTCATCACTTCTGTCACGTCTTATCCTTTTATAAAGCTCTTCATAAACAGAAATAATGCGGGACAAAGAGTTATTCTCATCTTTGTTTAAAGATTGATGAAGCTCCTGTTCCAAATCAAACAACTCGTCAATTGATTTTGATTGTAAATTCATAGACTCACCCTCTTTCCATAAGTTTGTAGGAAGATATATAATAAATCACAAGTACCTAGTCACCCGGGATTATGCGACACCTAAAAAGAATTAATTAATTAACTAATAGATACATAGTTGATGGTTTAGTTTATTTGTTTAAGTTATAAATTCTACGTTATAGCTCTTTATCCCTGCATTTTTCCTCATTAAATCCTCTGTCTCTTCATGTTTTCCATCGCGTTTATTTAAAAGGAGTTACTCAGCTTTCTGTCAAGCTGCTATGATTTCCACCTATGCAAGTCTTGGAGGCTTCGGGATTACAGGATTAGAAGTTTAGAAAAAGCGGAATTCAGGGCTAAACCCTTGTCTCGCTTATAGCCTCATTCTTCCAGTCGAATAATCTTCCCTCTTATCCGTGCACCCACCACCGAGTCAACA
The genomic region above belongs to Virgibacillus doumboii and contains:
- a CDS encoding nuclease-related domain-containing DEAD/DEAH box helicase produces the protein MIPPYFHTEIKSNAERKIFKIIENELGNNWTCLHSLGLAQHDKKVEGEIDFLLIGESGIFCLEVKGGRVKREDGVWKFINRYGVENTKYEGPFSQASTAMFSLMNTLQSKDKDFRSVLFGYGIVFPDIEFKIESPEWSSRIIYDKSYSNTEFSGYLNDLVAYWKEKTSYKRALTPKQIAKIIEYLRGDFELVQPLTSKINEIEQEQIRLTENQYKALDRLRNNDRILFQGTAGTGKTLLAVEKAKREAVKNSKVLYLCFNKLLGEKIKQKIIDENLNVEGNSIHQYFYSTIMKSSFKSEFLSEISKFNQNETMIYKKIYPEFFIYALVENEQKYDYLIIDEGQDILNFEWMNALDQIIKGGLEEGKWAIFYDSNNQGEMYKNYDETVVDYLKGYGAVEYMLDLNCRNTKPICIQTSLISGFHVENSLINEGEKVTYDFYSNESEQIKKVSSTINILISDGVNPKDITILLPDNRNISYVDKLNITCSLEKLTTKNINYSRKNTIYYTTAQSFKGLESQIIIYFGIDSIDGKWTNTVNYVAMTRAKKLLFIFLDHSLNKKIKEKSKEYLIRGALQR
- a CDS encoding DrmE family protein, coding for METSESKILPLELLHKSELRYNGVELSLLSSDKELLDTLSKRNTVKNKTINVNPYGFLRALLLSIFYQLNGIKNEIIRLNEENIQRLSIGQKVKLDGSIGSVEEINEEHKVKVRFSDMTYILPKALTWRISLYQGNAKITKYKYRPIKKIKKERKIFSDIFNFDSIEIPTINTYKTLIVCNKREMNYINNITLKGTPLVDLIPTGYFPKADNFQRIGRDPLQRDSLLCFTPNLETANELIKDDENIKNIIVFGKSKILGNSIYIDVIDNYSSLDNISIVMDLLDIDSKVISIMNSFKYDIIPETSPTLSDNAPVIINTTNDTEDLLLERNTIARRSNYFERNFLVVESEANEILHSLKKKVLTLKKEFTQNIYIMNIVRKTLGFLSFLRTMPISIKELEDINPKFHYHSIITELESEKLNVLATTSEDTFNMVNGIINDVKTLLSFHDIQHPKEEMLRDIMCKLEYNDCIVVKRKNYIDYLYTWMNHEYPNVDISIKTVKQIQREKKFYNNIYILGWYDSDVFYLGTKSKGQYEHHVLYKDELNSLNYYFQQYNKMIGPFVSEKDSDNKLDLTNSSKQVNEKEYEDLNFIIKNMETALINSYNTKETSGNEEATLILFDEGQFAFLTNGYNCRILDREKETIVRKNVSELEEYDELVFVDKDEDVFNELVNNMRTSSEKVNKLYVLSELWTEALKEYQEKYGFTELSIANQLKEYGVSRHPATIANWLKDPSVIGTNDVIEATSRLTNDRTLINKLSDVKNACSQVRAMHIKLGRYLANSIISSYNTNENNTDQILKELVEDLSKNINIVQVRKKNSRKVHVPYFKTNRLLDQEG
- a CDS encoding very short patch repair endonuclease — encoded protein: MADKISKEARSRNMSAVKSVSKLEEKVSKELWRKNIRYRRNEKTLFGKPDFSIKKYKIVVFIDSCFWHHCPFHGKIPKNNSDFWKRKLYRNVERDKEVTDYYLNRGWNILRVWEHEFNRDFSQATNKIIIFIENAKG
- a CDS encoding M20/M25/M40 family metallo-hydrolase gives rise to the protein MKTWNQLFIRYGWKLNQKERNVFDCRLETKKNIDFLLNSLDQADVSYNLENQILSLQSEPVSEQKWVEILDFPLRGRGEGLGFRPGEEEAKVIELDTYIAGIVRQLNRLGFHTSGSCDGHERRPAHVYVMVTKERDSKQLVQMLLALGLKRVNCREHSSSCYITLHLQRNKLLDLAEKMSFIKESWIEQGFDYIKKQMFYVLLEQLLSIPGVSGKEDKIREYVKGKLSPYVDYLSIDRHGNLLAEKTYKSGNGPTILLNAHLDTVCEIESDRVIKKENNIWSSSKGILGGDDRAGVAVLLFIAEHLSNSSFNGKVKFIFTVEEESGLVGANHLDDYFLWGTDAAIVVDRRGKGDIVTSCGGYIPFCDEVYGEFFETIAEKEGLSGWSCTNGGSSDTRIWAEHGIQCVNLSAGYRNEHTDNEYLDVEAAYETVSLIKGIFNNTKELRHVLRTIKRNKDIEQITG